The Fodinibius salicampi DNA segment TTTCCACCCTCTTCATTGGCATACCGCAGGATGCCCCCGTGCAGCTGATTCACATCATCCCAGCCTTTCTCCTTCATCAATACCGAAAATTTCTCGCAGCGGATACCACCCGTGCAGTACATCAGTACTTTTTTATCCTTATCGACTTTGCGCTCAAAATCTTCCAGCCATTTCGGAAATTCATAAAAGTTTTCGACCTCCGGCGTAACGGCCCCTTCAAAATGGCCAATTTTTGATTCGTAATCGTTGCGCACATCGATGAGCACATAATCATCTTCAGATTCCATTACTTGCTTCCACTCATGCGGCTCCAGGTACTTTCCTCCTTCGGCCGGATCAACCCCATCTTTATGAATGGCCACCAGTTCATCCCTTGTTTTGCACTTCAGCTTTGCAAAAGGCACATAGTCACTGGTATCGGTCTTAAAGTCGATCCCATCAAAGCCAGGGATACTCGTCAAGTGTTCCTTATACCTGGCAACCTGTTCGGGCGTACCACCGAGCGTGCCATTAATCCCTTCTTCTCCAATATAAATACGGCCCTTCACTCCTAACTCTTTGCAAAAATGCTTGTGTTCCTCACAAAACGTTTCGGGATCTTCAATGCGATTAAATTTATAATACAGTATTACTTCGTACATTGTATCTTTAAGTTTCTATACCATTGACGCACAAAACGTAACTGAATTTCTTGTACCTTTGCGCGTGGATGATTGCTATTAATTTGCAGGGGTCAAAATTAAGGCTATTTTTGGAAGAAATGAACCGCAATAATCTTTTTTTGGATGCGTCAACATATTTACCAGCTATTCATCATTAGTCTGATAGCGTTTCTGAATCCAATTGTACTTCAGGCACAACACGCACAGATTGAAAGAGATTATCAAAAAGGGCAGCTTTCCCTTGATAAAAAAGTCTTATACCAATTTTATGCAATCCGACAACCGGATCAGCTGCCTAAAAATTATGAGAAGGAGAGCTCAGAACCGATTAAGTGTGGAACTCCCGCCCACATGGACCTCCATAAAAACCGCTCACAACTGTCGGCTGGCACCATCGCCCGGATTGAATCAATGACCAGCCAGCCAAGTCAACACAGCACAAAAACCTACACTTCGGCATCGGGACGTTTCCAAATAAACTACACCACCACCGGCGAAAATGCCGTACCAAGTGAGGATGCAAATAATAACGGCACGCCCGACTATGTGGAGTGGACGGCCCAGGCCGCTGATTCCTCCTATCGTCACGAGGTCCAAACCCTTGGCTATTCGGACCCCATCCCTGACACGAACAACCCCTATCAAATTTATTTTGAAAATATCGGGTTTTACGGATATACCGAGATAAGCAATGGGAGCACCTATATTGTTTTGCACAACAATTTCAATGGATTTCCTGAAAATGACGATCCCCACAGCAATCAGCGGGGATCTGTTCGGGTAACTGTGGCCCATGAACTCAAACACGCTATCCAATATGCCGCTACCCAGTGGAACGGAGAGACCGACAAATGGTCCGAGATGGATGCTACGCTGATGGAGGAGGTCGTCTATGACGAAGTAAATGATTACTACCACTATTTACGTGATTCAGAGTCCATTTTCAGTAATCCGGAAAGTTCTTTTTATCCCGGATCCTATTATCACGTCAGCTGGGCGCTCTTTTTTGAGGAGAAATACGGTCCCCAGTTCTGGCCATCGGTATGGCAGATTATTCGAAATAACCCGCAGATTACCATGGTAGATGCCCTTAGTCAACAATTAGGAGGAAAAGAAGCCTTTCGAAAGGCTTATATCGAATCCCAGCTTTGGCATTATGCGTCCGGCAGCAACGCTCTCAACGGCTTTGGATTTGAGGAACGGAATCATTATCCCGATCCGCCCGCAATGTCAGGGAATCAATATTTGTCTGAAGATATCAACATTCCCAAGGCAGGAACATCTCATAAACTCAACAACTTTAGCGGTACCTATTATGCTATTATAGACCGACCATCAAATGGCGGCGGTAATGTAGCTATTGAAGCTAAATTAATCGACCAAAATACAGGCATTGGCCTCTTGGGGCATTTCACAGACGGATCGTCGGATTCCAAAACTGTGACTTCATCTAGCAAGGAAAGGGCTATTATTAATACCGATTGGTCATGGGATAATATCGCATCCGTTTCCCTTATTTTGACGAATTCCGATACCAATAGTTCTTCTGATGCTACGATTGTACAGGTAGGCAGCAGCAATTTCGATCAACTAACCCTTCACCAAAATTATCCGAATCCTTTCCAACGGTCTACAAACATTCGTTTCACACTTGCAGAACCCTCCCAGATAAAACTGGAAATCTATGACAGTATAGGACGCAGAGTACGCACTATCTATGATGACCAAGAGCTCGACGCCGGACTTTATGTAGAAAATTTTGAAACCGGCAGTCTTGC contains these protein-coding regions:
- a CDS encoding rhodanese-related sulfurtransferase, translated to MYEVILYYKFNRIEDPETFCEEHKHFCKELGVKGRIYIGEEGINGTLGGTPEQVARYKEHLTSIPGFDGIDFKTDTSDYVPFAKLKCKTRDELVAIHKDGVDPAEGGKYLEPHEWKQVMESEDDYVLIDVRNDYESKIGHFEGAVTPEVENFYEFPKWLEDFERKVDKDKKVLMYCTGGIRCEKFSVLMKEKGWDDVNQLHGGILRYANEEGGKHYKGKCFVFDDRLVVPVNEDDMEPIARCEITGKPADTYINCANMECNKLFVCSEEGARKMEGCCSEECRQSEYKRPFDPENAFRPFRKWYNYFNEDFKEREVEGKEK
- a CDS encoding T9SS type A sorting domain-containing protein; its protein translation is MRQHIYQLFIISLIAFLNPIVLQAQHAQIERDYQKGQLSLDKKVLYQFYAIRQPDQLPKNYEKESSEPIKCGTPAHMDLHKNRSQLSAGTIARIESMTSQPSQHSTKTYTSASGRFQINYTTTGENAVPSEDANNNGTPDYVEWTAQAADSSYRHEVQTLGYSDPIPDTNNPYQIYFENIGFYGYTEISNGSTYIVLHNNFNGFPENDDPHSNQRGSVRVTVAHELKHAIQYAATQWNGETDKWSEMDATLMEEVVYDEVNDYYHYLRDSESIFSNPESSFYPGSYYHVSWALFFEEKYGPQFWPSVWQIIRNNPQITMVDALSQQLGGKEAFRKAYIESQLWHYASGSNALNGFGFEERNHYPDPPAMSGNQYLSEDINIPKAGTSHKLNNFSGTYYAIIDRPSNGGGNVAIEAKLIDQNTGIGLLGHFTDGSSDSKTVTSSSKERAIINTDWSWDNIASVSLILTNSDTNSSSDATIVQVGSSNFDQLTLHQNYPNPFQRSTNIRFTLAEPSQIKLEIYDSIGRRVRTIYDDQELDAGLYVENFETGSLASGVYIYRLTTDQQVTTKKMTLIK